tattagatttttaattgtgcatgcaATTATCATGTGTTGCTCACTTCAAGGTAAtcagtgtttaaaaacattaagaatttaagagtctataatccataataatacatgaatatacatttcttatattgcacattataatattttaatgcctAAATTcacaaatagcatttaaaaatattttatatttctaattgTTTAGACAatatagtatagaattttatatatCAACAATTATTTGCTTATAAGCCATAACATATAAATAGTTATATACTTATTGGAATTGGACattataagtaattttatttttatttttattttttttgaggaaaaaaaaaaatccttaaattcACTTGAAGCATGATTCATTGTATTGCTACTGCgttttgttaaaaaacattagacaatattcaaatatataatacaattctatatatatattggctaTTTATTTCTTATCAGCCAGAACATAAAGGTAATCAAAGGCTTGTTGGTAttgaacataattttaatatgagtaaaaaattcaatcattttatacttaatttaattggagtatgattttttttttttttttttttttttttactgttttgttcagaaaaaaaaagtagacagTAAAATTTTATATACCGGCCATTTATCTCTTATCAGCCATAATATGAAGATTATTATAGGCTTAACATTTCTTAATGCCTAATTTGCATAAGTAGGTTAATGAGTTCAAATGTGGCTCTGTTGCATCTGACAGAGCAAAATCATCTCAATCAGTTTGGGGGCAGGATTTCCTGTTTAACAACCAATGGCAGAAGGGAAGAGTGTTTGGGAGACCTTTCTGGTAGCAATCATTATCTCTGCAAATCGGTGCTGCTAGTGGTGCAGAAAAAACATATTCTACCTTAAGCTCCTTGATTTTTCCTAAAAATACCTTCCTGCAATTAatgtactgtaaaacattttgtgtAAGCATAATGAAATCGACCCAGTTATGTtgtgctattaaaattaaaatgacgaaatacaccaaaaaaatatattacaagcATTTAAATTTGCCATTTGTGTGTAGGAGACCGCTGCAGAACGTCTAGAGGTGGTGGCCCATGATCTCGGGCTTCTGTAATAAGTTCTCTGGCTCAGGGCTGATTGTGTTAAAAGCCAGTTTGTTTCCACAAGAGTGGCATCGCTTATCTCCAGCCATCTCCGCCGTACTCGCATGCCTCTGCAGCTAAACAGTCTAGATTGCTCTCAAGTTCAATTAACTCCCCTTTGTCTAACTCCCTTGGCTGTGccggagtgtgtatgtgtgcatgcttCACACGCACACCTCATGtacgcctgtgtgtgtgtgtgtgtgtgtgtgtgtgtgtgtgtgtgtgctcacagacccccccccaccccccatctcATCTGCAGCTGTCTTCTCATCACTGTATAGAGACACAATATCTTAAGCATTAGCATGCAATGATACAAAGCGTTGGCCCTGCATAGACAGACGGTATTGTGTGGATGGTGTGAGCTTCAGCCTGTAATATGAGCAGTGTGATCTCCTGATCCTGAATCAGTGCTGAATACTGATGAGCCACTCTGCCCTGCTGTAGTTGCTGGTGCGTTGGCTGGAGCACGACTGCAGATACCAGTACATGGAGGAACTGCTGCAACACGTGCGCTACGGCCTGATGGAGGTCTCCACTCTGCACCATGTGGCCAACAGCCACCCCTTCCTCAACTCCAGCAGCACCGTCGCCGCCCTGGTGGAGGAGGCGTTGGACTACCACCGGTCCATATTTGCACAGCCTTTACGTCAGACGGCACGGACCACACCGCGCTTTCAGTCATTGACCCTGTATATCGTCGGCGGGCGCAAACGGGAGGTCAGCCGCGTACGGGAACTGAGGTTCTTCAACCCTTCCGCGCAGGAGCACTTACGTGTTGCCGGGGGTTCAAACTGGAGTGAGTTGGCACCCATGCCTGCTGGACGAAGTCACCACTGTGTGGCTGTTATGGGCAACTTCCTGTTCGTGGCGGGCGGGGAGGTGGAACACTCCACCGGACGGACGTGTGCGGTGAGGACGGCGTGCCGGTACGATCCGAGGGTGAACCGCTGGACTGATATTGCACCGATGAAAGCATGCAGGGAGCACTTTGTGCTGGGAGCTCTGGGACAGTATCTTTATGCCGTTGGGGGGAGGAACGAACTGAGGCAGGTTCTGCCCAGTGTGGAGCGCTACTGTCCCAAGAGAAACAAGTGGACCTATGTGCAACCATTTGACCGCTCGCTGTCCTGTCATGCAGGTTGTGTGGCGGATGGGCTGCTCTGGGTCTCAGGTACTAATACATCACATTTAGCCCAATATCAGGCATATATCAGACATCTCCCAATGTGTATAGGACTCTCACAGAGGTTCTAGGCTTAAGACATAAACTGATTCTAGTAATGCTTTTAACATGATGGCTTTTTCTGCTGCAGGTGGTGTCACTAACACAGCTCAGTACCAGAATCGACTGATGGTGTATGACCCAGGACAGGTAATATATTGGTATTTGTGGGAATCTAATGTAGTTGGGAAGTGCATATTCCTCctctataaaaaaacaacacacacacacatacacacacatatatatattagcactgtcaaacgattaatcgcaattaattgcatccaaaataaaagtttttgttcgcataatatatgtgttctgtgtatatttaatatgtatatataaatacacacatgcatgtatatatttcagaaaaatatgttatgtttatatattaaatatatttatttataatataaataatatgaatataaatatagacatgtaaatacatgttaatatagAGAGAGTAAATAGAGTGCTTTGTTCAAAATACAGACAATATGCTTGTTACTGCATTATTTTAGTTACCAAAAATATAATGTaacttattttaatacatataaaaaaatactgtaatggtTGCtggttaaaaatgattaataattaatacacCTTGATGTAGTTACCATATTATAGTaacaatatattatacattatatttttgtaataccAAGAATTAAGACATAATTTAGTGCTATGTCAGCTAAATGATTGACAACAAAGTAATAACATTACAACCTATTGAAAGGACTGTGCATCTATTTGTGAAAAATGAAATATGGCATCTACCCTGATAAAGGTCAGTGGTGTTGCATACACCTGTAACATACAAAGTGCATTTAACATTGAATAGAAATGATATATTAATTCACATTGGCCAaatgatcaaaaaacaaaaaaacaacaacaacaaacccacCTCTGTAATTTatcaatgttacatttaaaaagacataagAATGAGTATTGTAGAACTTCTGTGGTCAATGCAACTGTGtatttttcaaagaaagaaaagaggggAGGAAAGAACAGGAGGCAGAGGCTCATTGGTATTCAAAGTGGCTTTGCATTCACCTGCCAGGAACAGCAACCCCCCACCCACACTACCCTCAACAGATGGTCGCCAAACACACATGTGTATATTCACACTCTCACTCACCACTGCTGGTGCAATCTCTGcgtacacacacacctctcacaaataaatgcacacatatgCACTGGAATATGCTAAAGAAATATGTTAAATTTTTCAATGAATTCTATAGCTTGaaataattgaattattattattattatttactaattaaactattatgtttgtctttcttttgtaATTCCCTCTCTGTCATAGAATCAGTGGTTAGCACGCAGTCCCATGTTGCAGAGGAGGGTGTACCATGTGATGGCGGCAGTAGAAAGGCAGCTATATGTGCTGGGGGGGAACGATCTGGACTACAACAATGACCGCATCCTGGTTAGACACATTGATTCTTACGACATAGACATGGACCAGTGGACACGCTGCACATTCAGTCTCCTCACAggtcactacacacacacatatactccaTGTAATAGATATGCTTATTCAACTATTCTTGCAGAACACCTTTCGTTTCTTTAAAAGTTAGCATTTctatatgtactgtatttgttttgaaGCACTACATTGTATGAGTGGTACTGGTACCCCTCTCAAAAGTACTACGGTGATACCATAGTACAGTGATGGTTGTGGATAGTTAATATGGTACTGAATGATTCATATACTTTGATATTTACATGGTACATTACTGGTACaggaacagtttacccaaaaatgaaaatttgctgaaaattaactCCTTCAATCCCTTAATTAACCCTCAGTtgatccaagatgtagataaattTGCtgcttcattagaacagatttgagAAACTTactacatcacttgttcaccaatggatcatctgcagtgaatgggtagcATGAGAATGAGATTGAAAACAGCTGATCATCATAATAATCTGGAAGTTATCCACACGACTTAAGTCCGTCTTGTCAAgcaaaagatgtttttaaagtcAAACCGTTGCTTCAGATATGGCTAAAATATGAAagcctctattcataatattgctttcttcaatCATCAAGCAtcgtttacaagtgaaaatggtctaaaccattaaaaaaaaaaattctaagtaaATATGTCAATGGAAGCATTATAATGAATTTTGGCCAGAAAcgactgtttaaagttaaaatgtcataATGAGGGATTTGTTTCTTATGAACATGTAGTTTTcactttacaaaacattaattgatggactggagtgaattacttgtggattattgtgatgtttttattagctatgacggcacccattcactgcagaataTCCATCTATGAGCAAGTGatacaatgctaaatttcttaaaATCAGCTGTTAGAATCTctacaaacccatctacatctcggatggcctgagggtgagtacattttcaacaaattctaatttttgggtgaaatactcCCTTAATGGTAGcatattgtatatacagtatctcacagaagtgagtacaccccacacatttttgtaaatattttattatatcttttcatgtgacaacactgaagaaatgacactttgctacaatgtaaagtagtgagtgtacagcttgtataacagtgtaaatttgctgtcccctcaaaataactcacacagtctaaaccgctggccacaaaagtgagtacacccctaagtgaaaatgtccaaattgggcccaaagtgtcaatattttgtgtggccaccattattttccagcactgcCTTAACCCTCATTCCTTTTCCACTCCTCCATGAAGACATCATGGAGCTGGCGGATGTTAGAGACCTTGCGCTTCTGTTTGACGATGCCCCACAGATGCTCCATAGGGTTTAGGTCTGGAGACATGCTTGGCCAGTCCATCTCCTTTACCCTCAGCTTCTTTAGCAAGGCAGTAGTCATCTTGGAGGTGTGTTTGGGGTCGTTATCATGTTGGAATACTGCCCTGCGGCCCAGTCTCTGAAGGGAGGGGATCATGCTCTGCTTCAGTTTGTCACAGTACATGTAGATCCAGTGCCGGCAGCACTCATTCAGCCCCAAACCATGACACTGCCACCACCATACTTGTCTTTGTACTCCTCACCTGGTTGCCGCCACACACGCttgacaccatctgaaccaaataagtttatcttggtctcatcagaccacaggacatgggtccagtaatccatgtccttagtctgcttgtcttcagcaaactgtttgcgGGCTTTCTTGTGCATCCTCTTTAGAAGAGGCTTCCTTCTGGGACGACAGCCATGCAGACCAATTTGATGCAGTTTGCGGCGTATGGTCTGAGCACTGACAGGCTGACCCCCCACCCCTTCAACCGCTGCAgcaatgctggcagcactcatACATCTATTTCCCAAACACAACCTCTGGATATGATGCTGAGCACATGCACCCAACTTCTTTGGTCGACCATAGCGAGACCTGTTCTGAGTGAAACCTGTCCTGTTAAATCGCTGTATGGTCTTGGCCACCGtgctgcagctcagtttcagggtCTTGCCAATCTTCTAATACCCTACGGCATCTGTATGTAgagcaacaattctttttttcagatcctcagagagttctttgccatgaggtgccatgttgaacttccagtgtccagtatgagagagtgagagcgataacaccaaatttaacacCTGCTCCCTATTCACACCTGAGACCTTGTAACAATAATGAGTCACATGACACCGGGGAGAGAAAATGGCTGattgggcccaatttggacattttcacttaggggtgtactcacttttgtagCCAGcagtttagacattaatggctgtgtgtcgagttattttgaggggacagcaaatgtacactgttatacaagctgtacactcactactttacattgtagcaaagtgtcatttcttcagtgttgtcacatgaaaagatataaaatatttaaaaaaatgtgaggagtgtactcacttctgtgagatactgtgtATTCTTATAAATTCTCATTGTGCAGTATGTTACCAATTTAACTTTTATTCTTCAATAACTATGAACTTTTGATAGGAATATGTGCAAAAAATGAACCTAGTTTAGCTGGTAAGAAGGTTTTAGAATGACAGATTTGAGAGACAAATTGAAGTCATCCAATcataaaaaaaaggattaaaaaattAAGATTCATACTTTCAAAATCGAATAAAAATTTTGTCTCCACAGTGCCTTACAGTGGTCATAAAACATTTGCTTTTATAAGAGTAATATTCTTTATATTCTCCTTATAGGCCAAAATGAGGCAGGAGTGTCCGTCCATGATGACAGAATCTATGTGGTTGGTGGATATTCAATCTGGACAAATGAACCACTTGCCTGCATTCAGGTGAGTTGGCTTGAAAGGTGCATATGTTTGAATGACATGTTGGATAATTAGTGTTGAGATGCCATCATTTGTCTGTTTGGCAGGTGCTAGATGTGAGCACCAAGGGGAAAGAGGAGGTTTTTTACGGGCCGACGCTCCCATTTGCTTCGAATGGAGCGGCGACATGTTTCTTGCCTGCACCGTACTTCACCTGCCCCAACCTGCAGACCCTACAAGTACCACATCACAGGATAGGAGCTCTCTAACCTCTCCGCTCATAACTCAAGGATATTCCCACAAACACACTATGAACCAGTGAAATCATGTGAGAGCCTATTGTACTTCCACAAATTGTGACTGGTGGATGAAACTGTCGTTGATCATACATTGATCTCGTAGAGCCAGTGTTCTGATGGATGTGGAAACCTTCAAAAAGAAGTTAAAGAGTTTTTTATCGTCAGGCTTCACTGACATTCATGCATTTCTGAACTGGATGTGCTGTGGTGCTGCACCAGGCTAATACAGTTTAACAAGCAGCGTGTAAATCTGTCAGAATGATTAAGAGCCACTTCATGGCCCagtcccaaatggcgcacttgATGTGAACCTGTGGTCTGTCAAGTACACAAGATTGCAGCTTGTgccatttatcattttaacataaaaagggTGTTCATACCTTCATACCAGtgaactttattcaacaatccaTGCAGAATTCAATCAAAAGAAATACGCAAGAGTGGCATTTGGGACAAGGCCGCAGTGTTAAGGGCCTGTTTTCATAGATTCTTGGGACTCCATTCTGACCTTGATGTTCTGCCACTTTTATCCACTTGTCATTTCTCAGCCTGTGACAAACTTTACTTTTATCAAAACTCAGGATGAAGACGTACAATTGTTTACTGAATGTGTATGACCACAGCTGACGACAAATGcacacacagcatcttcacaGTCTGCATCAATGGTAGCGTCTTGACTGTTCTCCATCCCACCACCAGAAACCCATTCCATAAGAAAACATGTAAGGGCACACTTTTTTTACATAATGCCTCtaataaatacaacatttatGCAGTTGTGGAATAATGATTAACAATAGTGTGTTCTTGAATCATTGATTCTCTGGAATCAAACAAGAGACAAGCAGTAGTTTTATTCCcagaagctttattttttagGGTTTCTACTCTACTGGTGAATTTCTGAAAGTTGTCCAGTCATTTGTGATTGCTAGGTAAGATAATAATCTACTTTACAATCTATAAAGTATTTCCCTTTTTTGTCAAATATTCAAAATGATggcttttctattttaaagactagcattttaacatttttcatgaCATTTCAGGTCcggatattattatttttttttcatgaatatgggTGGGAACCTTGCAGTAAGCAGGTAAAGAAATCTCACAGACTCAGTGAGAAACTTAATTAAATATGGCAGGGGAGATAAAATGTAGGTCTTAGTAATTTTGTTCAATATATATGTTCAgtagcaaggcagctcactaaaTTTTGGAACTGTTGTATCGTAGATACCAGGGAAGTAAGCTAATATGTCACCATATACTGTAACACTTATTCTATTTGGGGTTGTAACGTACCTCATAACTGTTAAACCTTATACGATAGTTACTCTGATTAGCTCAGAGAATGAAAGATCGATGTGACGAGGCTACGCGGCGACTGAGGTGAGAAAGACAGTGTGGCTCATTTGATGGCTCTGCTCTAATGAAGTGTGATGCCTGTGCCACACTGCGGGGCGAGGTGCGAGTGTGCTGGCTGCAAGAGAAGACCAGGAGCTGAGATGAAAATGGAAGGAATGATTGGGATagagaagaggaggaaaaaagaAGGGTAGGAGGTGGAGAGTGATGAGAGGCTCTAGGCAATTTGTGCCCAGAATTGCATGGAGATTGCAAACAGTATGAATAGTTAAAGGAAAGGTTTGGGGTGAAGGTGATTGAGGGAGCCATAGGTGTCATATTTGTGGTTTCATGACTGATTTTGATTACTAGTCTGTGCAGTTGCCAGAAAAGTGCTGATTGATAGCAGTAGACCATATGACAATTTAAAGTAGCCTCTTTCTAGATGTGATGggtaaatatatcaaatttcCGATTAATCGCTATATTTATTCTAGCTCTCTTGGTGTGGTTTAAGTAgctttgtgtaaaatgtattatttgtacaGCACTGCCTGTCTTGCAGCTGACACTGACATGCAGCTAAGGTGAcgtgaatgcatttacactgcaattataattgcatatataatatactgaGATTATTGGTATAAATATAccattttgaatatagaaataaaaatgaaaatatgaaatgttttaaatataaaactaaaaccgccagtaggtggcaacagtCACTAAtgtaagtcattgaatcatttaatttgtTCAAAAGGACAGAATCAATCAGGAATCTCCAGGGcactgtcccaaatggcacacttcatgtgcacttatGGTCTTGTGGACTTACAATGGCTGCCACGCGCACTTGTCCATTAAGTTCACATGATTGTAAGGTGTgccatttgtcattttagattTCTGAAGGGTGCTCGCGAGTGCCCCCTTTGCCGTCGCTATATGCCCGTGTTGTGCCTTTCTGCCAAGCCTGCACTGAGGCAAGCTCCACGGCAGACTTCTACCCAGCAGTCAAAATGGCATTACGTCACAAAAGTGTGGACTTAGAGGAAAACTGCAAGGGTTTAGGGTGCGATTTGGCCCAAGTGACTGACTGTCACtgcaatataacgttgcaataaaattattaatctagCTACAACtccttgcgctcaggcagtttggtgtgacttgcctggaatgctacaaagtcgtgagtcgtggtttgaagtcgttacttacgggctcaaaaacctgcctggaacgcagcatatatgacaaaataaccttctaaaattcatacactacatggttgagtacatggGACGCAGTTAATGTGTCTTAATTGtaaagtcacttaatattaacttgtttaCCTAATTATTGTATGcaattaaaatcacatttgccaGGGATGTCCAGCTGAAGCGGTGCCTGGTGCGAGGTAGGGAGCCACACCAGTTGCACCACCAAAGGACAGCCCTGTTTGCCACAGTGGTGAAATTCGGGaaaacaacatttgttcatcTGATATTGCTTAACtctactatatttttaaaaagaaaaatgcatacaAGGGCATTATTTAGCACCCACATCTTTCCCAGAAGGCACACAACGACATAAGACGTTGATATTTGGTTACATTTCGGTTGCAACATTGGGTAACCAAAATTAAATGTCAATTCAACGTCTGTTAATTTGATGTCCATTACCATCAGCTGACgttgatattttgttgttttaggttgAGGTAAAGTAACCAAAAGCCAATGTCAAATTGACAGGGGcagatttagtgaattgggggccctaggtaaatataggaatggggccctatacatttgcgcacatttatctagctcaaccttgaggttccttttttgttgtgatgcttgctgctgcacaatggtgccacattgttgtgtccaatgtttctacattttttatatacgttataatgggattctttcatttacatttacatttattcatttagcagacactattattatttcatgttgtagaccacgaaatagcaattgattgaGCGCTGAGatacaagttttaacaaaaaaaactaaataaattataaaatgaaacctcacaattgaacctttaaaccattctctttttttaagaaaagggatgagtcggaagtataaattat
This genomic stretch from Cyprinus carpio isolate SPL01 chromosome B16, ASM1834038v1, whole genome shotgun sequence harbors:
- the LOC109106092 gene encoding kelch-like protein 32 isoform X3, whose protein sequence is MAGGVTNTAQYQNRLMVYDPGQNQWLARSPMLQRRVYHVMAAVERQLYVLGGNDLDYNNDRILVRHIDSYDIDMDQWTRCTFSLLTGQNEAGVSVHDDRIYVVGGYSIWTNEPLACIQVLDVSTKGKEEVFYGPTLPFASNGAATCFLPAPYFTCPNLQTLQVPHHRIGAL
- the LOC109106092 gene encoding kelch-like protein 32 isoform X1, which gives rise to MPSEPPPSSQDMLTGQRLCQSKSHQDSVLSALNQQRKDGLLCDVTLVAGEQKFHAHKAVLAACSDYFRAMFSLCMVESEADEVTLQGVTSVGLKHALDFAYTGQIMLEPGVIQDVLSAGSHLQLLELLSLCSHYLIQELNIFNYLDLYRLADLFHLPALEEAVVGFLVDHLSELQRNRQEEVLLLPYRLLREVLKSDRLTSLSEEEIWQLLVRWLEHDCRYQYMEELLQHVRYGLMEVSTLHHVANSHPFLNSSSTVAALVEEALDYHRSIFAQPLRQTARTTPRFQSLTLYIVGGRKREVSRVRELRFFNPSAQEHLRVAGGSNWSELAPMPAGRSHHCVAVMGNFLFVAGGEVEHSTGRTCAVRTACRYDPRVNRWTDIAPMKACREHFVLGALGQYLYAVGGRNELRQVLPSVERYCPKRNKWTYVQPFDRSLSCHAGCVADGLLWVSGGVTNTAQYQNRLMVYDPGQNQWLARSPMLQRRVYHVMAAVERQLYVLGGNDLDYNNDRILVRHIDSYDIDMDQWTRCTFSLLTGQNEAGVSVHDDRIYVVGGYSIWTNEPLACIQVLDVSTKGKEEVFYGPTLPFASNGAATCFLPAPYFTCPNLQTLQVPHHRIGAL